From the Cryptomeria japonica chromosome 2, Sugi_1.0, whole genome shotgun sequence genome, one window contains:
- the LOC131038071 gene encoding protein PHR1-LIKE 2 isoform X2 — MYQLEYPSNPGIVLHPQPERLTGGNYSCDSGVVISADPKPRLRWTPNLHERFVDAVTQLGGPDKATPKSVMRVMGVKGLTLYHLKSHLQKYRLGKQPHKEVSSVTNRDERNLDATHSLRTMNRDGNITPNHNEAMQIAEALRAQIQVQKRLHEQLEVQRHLQLKIEAQGKYLQTILEKAQQTLSSETSESPGLEATRAELAELASKVPTHNLSTHFGALNGPPLLSLNGDLECSQLHNSHTTIDSSSQNHFTGHSIEESGIESNSSNEKRRPRQYLCEGNGQDWDEDHVPTKTPKLSFNRSSDSPRRRENREVLVKACTVERPTVKRPLSHDRMSMNIYSNSLSLRQDDELDLNIKSEGSVPHQTRDLDLNVYSWGK, encoded by the exons ATGTACCAGTTGGAGTATCCTAGCAATCCAGGGATAGTACTGCATCCTCAACCTGAAAGGCTGACAGGAGGTAATTATTCATGCGACTCTGGGGTTGTCATTTCTGCAGATCCCAAGCCTCGCCTCAGATGGACACCAAACCTTCATGAACGATTTGTTGATGCTGTTACTCAGCTTGGTGGCCCTGACA AAGCCACACCAAAGTCAGTTATGAGAGTCATGGGTGTGAAGGGGCTTACACTGTACCATTTGAAAAGTCATCTTCAG AAATACAGGCTTGGAAAGCAACCTCACAAAGAAGTCAGCAGTGTGACAAATAGGGATG AGAGAAATTTAGATGCTACACACTCTCTACGCACAATGAACAGAGATGGCAATATCACACCAAATCACAACGA GGCAATGCAGATTGCAGAGGCTCTGAGAGCCCAGATACAAGTGCAGAAAAGACTTCATGAGCAACTAGAG GTTCAAAGGCACCTCCAATTGAAAATTGAAGCACAGGGCAAGTACTTGCAGACTATATTAGAGAAAGCACAGCAGACATTGTCATCAGAGACATCAGAATCTCCAGGGCTTGAAGCTACACGAGCAGAGCTGGCAGAGTTAGCCTCAAAGGTTCCCACTCACAACTTGAGCACCCACTTCGGTGCACTGAATGGACCTCCATTATTGtccttgaatggagatcttgaatgcTCACAATTGCATAATTCACACACCACTATAGATTCTTCCTCCCAAAATCACTTTACAGGCCACAGCATAGAAGAGAGTGGGATAGAATCAAATAGTTCAAATGAGAAGAGGAGGCCTAGACAATACTTGTGTGAGGGCAATGGACAGGATTGGGATGAAGATCATGTTCCTACCAAAACCCCAAAACTAAGCTTCAATAGGTCTAGTGATAGTCCTAGAAGAAGGGAGAATAGGGAAGTGCTTGTGAAGGCTTGTACAGTTGAAAGGCCTACAGTTAAAAGACCTCTTTCACATGACAGAATGTCCATGAATATCTACTCTAACAGTCTCTCCCTCCGCCAGGATGATGAATTAGATCTGAATATTAAAAGTGAGGGTTCAGTTCCACATCAAACAAGAGATCTGGATCTTAATGTATACAGTTGGGGAAAGTGA
- the LOC131038071 gene encoding protein PHR1-LIKE 2 isoform X1 codes for MYQLEYPSNPGIVLHPQPERLTGGNYSCDSGVVISADPKPRLRWTPNLHERFVDAVTQLGGPDKATPKSVMRVMGVKGLTLYHLKSHLQKYRLGKQPHKEVSSVTNRDASERNLDATHSLRTMNRDGNITPNHNEAMQIAEALRAQIQVQKRLHEQLEVQRHLQLKIEAQGKYLQTILEKAQQTLSSETSESPGLEATRAELAELASKVPTHNLSTHFGALNGPPLLSLNGDLECSQLHNSHTTIDSSSQNHFTGHSIEESGIESNSSNEKRRPRQYLCEGNGQDWDEDHVPTKTPKLSFNRSSDSPRRRENREVLVKACTVERPTVKRPLSHDRMSMNIYSNSLSLRQDDELDLNIKSEGSVPHQTRDLDLNVYSWGK; via the exons ATGTACCAGTTGGAGTATCCTAGCAATCCAGGGATAGTACTGCATCCTCAACCTGAAAGGCTGACAGGAGGTAATTATTCATGCGACTCTGGGGTTGTCATTTCTGCAGATCCCAAGCCTCGCCTCAGATGGACACCAAACCTTCATGAACGATTTGTTGATGCTGTTACTCAGCTTGGTGGCCCTGACA AAGCCACACCAAAGTCAGTTATGAGAGTCATGGGTGTGAAGGGGCTTACACTGTACCATTTGAAAAGTCATCTTCAG AAATACAGGCTTGGAAAGCAACCTCACAAAGAAGTCAGCAGTGTGACAAATAGGGATG CTTCAGAGAGAAATTTAGATGCTACACACTCTCTACGCACAATGAACAGAGATGGCAATATCACACCAAATCACAACGA GGCAATGCAGATTGCAGAGGCTCTGAGAGCCCAGATACAAGTGCAGAAAAGACTTCATGAGCAACTAGAG GTTCAAAGGCACCTCCAATTGAAAATTGAAGCACAGGGCAAGTACTTGCAGACTATATTAGAGAAAGCACAGCAGACATTGTCATCAGAGACATCAGAATCTCCAGGGCTTGAAGCTACACGAGCAGAGCTGGCAGAGTTAGCCTCAAAGGTTCCCACTCACAACTTGAGCACCCACTTCGGTGCACTGAATGGACCTCCATTATTGtccttgaatggagatcttgaatgcTCACAATTGCATAATTCACACACCACTATAGATTCTTCCTCCCAAAATCACTTTACAGGCCACAGCATAGAAGAGAGTGGGATAGAATCAAATAGTTCAAATGAGAAGAGGAGGCCTAGACAATACTTGTGTGAGGGCAATGGACAGGATTGGGATGAAGATCATGTTCCTACCAAAACCCCAAAACTAAGCTTCAATAGGTCTAGTGATAGTCCTAGAAGAAGGGAGAATAGGGAAGTGCTTGTGAAGGCTTGTACAGTTGAAAGGCCTACAGTTAAAAGACCTCTTTCACATGACAGAATGTCCATGAATATCTACTCTAACAGTCTCTCCCTCCGCCAGGATGATGAATTAGATCTGAATATTAAAAGTGAGGGTTCAGTTCCACATCAAACAAGAGATCTGGATCTTAATGTATACAGTTGGGGAAAGTGA